The Dioscorea cayenensis subsp. rotundata cultivar TDr96_F1 chromosome 19, TDr96_F1_v2_PseudoChromosome.rev07_lg8_w22 25.fasta, whole genome shotgun sequence genome includes a window with the following:
- the LOC120250133 gene encoding ABC transporter G family member 1-like isoform X4, whose product MALQGQQRSCSRASVVMRLPEGSWPSLDPLDLGSLHFLIHWQAYVTQENVLLGTLTVRETITYSAHLRLPTTMRKKEVQAVVERIQKFIVPPDVPPLKCRTYGCYLCDIWANNDAVRNVVHIQKGTVPE is encoded by the exons GCCAGCAAAGAAGCTGCTCCAGGGCCTCAGTGGTTATGCGGCTCCCGGAAGGATCATGGCCATCATTGGACCCTCTAGATCTGGGAAGTCTACACTTCTTGATTCATTGGCAG GCTTACGTGACACAAGAAAATGTTCTGCTTGGGACTCTGACAGTCAGAGAGACCATCACTTACTCAGCTCACTTGAGGCTTCCTACCACAATGAGAAAGAAGGAGGTGCAAGCTGTAGTGGAACGCATCCAAAAGTTTATCGTGCCACCAGATGTTCCTCCTCTCAAATGTAGA ACTTATGGTTGCTATTTATGTGACATTTGGGCAAACAATGATGCTGTGAGAAATGTTGTGCACATCCAGAAG GGAACTGTGCCGGAATAG